The region TTTTAGGTAAAGGTGTTCTAAAAGCTGTTGAAAATGTTAACACAACTATTGCAGATGAATTATTAGGTTTAAGTCCATACAATCAAGCTGAGATTGATGCGACTATGAAAGATATTGATGGTACACACAATTATTCAAATTTAGGTGCTAATGCAGTTTTAGGTGTATCTATGGCAGTTGCACGTGCTGCAGCGGCATCTTTAGATGTACCTTTATACAGATATTTAGGTGGAGCAAATGCAATGACAATGCCTGTTCCAATGTTCAATATCATCAATGGTGGTGAGCATGCAAACAACTCTGTTGATTTCCAAGAATATATGGTTATGCCAGTTGGATTTGATAATTTCAATGATGGTTTAAGAGCTGTTTCTGAAATATATCAACACCTTAAAAAAGTTATTGATGGTATGGGTGAATCAACTGCAGTTGGTGATGAGGGTGGATTCGCTCCAAACTTAAAATCAAACGAAGAGCCTATTCAAGTTATTTTAGAAGCTGTAGAAAAAGCTGGATATAAAGCTGGTGAACAAATTTGTATCGCACTTGATGTTGCTGCGTCTGAACTTACTACAGAAGATGGGAAATATGAATTAAAAGGTGAAGGAAGAGTTATCACTTCTGAAGAACTTGTTTCTTATTATGAAGATTTATGTGCTAAGTATCCAATTGTTTCAATCGAAGATGGACTTTCTGAAGATGATTGGGATGGATGGAAAATCTTAACTGACAGACTTGGTTCAAAAGTTCAATTAGTTGGGGATGATTTATTTGTTACAAATGCAAATATTTTGGCAGAAGGTATCCAAAAAGGTATCGGAAACTCAATCTTAATTAAACCAAATCAAATTGGTTCAGTAAGTGAAACTATGCTTACAATCAGACTTGCACAAAGAAACAACTACAACTGCGTAATGTCTCACAGATCAGGTGAATCTGAAGATGCATTTATTGCAGATTTTGCAGTTGCATTAAATTGTGGGCAAATCAAAACTGGTTCAACTGCTAGAAGTGATAGAATCGCAAAATATAACAGACTTCTAGAGATTGGTGCAGAGATTGGTTATGCTGAATATTTAGGGAAACAACCTTTTTCTAAATAATTTATGAAAGAAAAAAAACATACAATTAAGAAATTTTCGTTACTAGCAATATTTTCTATTGCTGTAACGATTTTTCTTGGTTATCATGTTTCTAATGTTCTTTTTGGAGATAATTCTTTAGAGGTTTATAGTTCTCTAAAGCATAAAAAAGCATATCTTAAAAGTGAAATAAAAAGATTGCAAGAAGAAAATGCCTATCTTCAAAAAGAGTATTTTGAACTTAAAAATTTGGAGCCTGAAGAATGAAAAACTTATTTACACTATTATTAGTATTATCTGTTAGTTTAATTGCGAGAGAAAATCCCTTTGAAGCAACAAATGCTTATGAAGAAGAAGCAGCAAGAATCATTGAAATGAATGAAGTTGAAGAGGATTATGCAGTAGAGTTTCAACAAGAGCAACAATACGTAAATGAGATGTACGAAAAAATGAATAAGCCTGAAGAAGAGAAACCTAAAGTACCTGCTTTAACAGAAGAAAAAGTACAAAAAATGATTAATAAGGCACAAAAAGAAACTGAGAAAAAAGCAAAAACTATTGCAAAAGAAATTATAGTTGAACAACCAAAACAAGTTGAACAAGTTGTTTATGTAAAACCACGACTTGATGTTGTAAATGAAAAACAACTTCTTCCTTTTGTAAAAGTTGAATATGATAATGATAGAATTGATATCTTCTCTAAATACTCTGTTAGTAAAAAAATAACACTTCCAGGTGAGAAAAAAGTTGTTCTTGATTTTAATGCAAAAGAAAATTTCTACACAGTAAGAGATGAATTAAAATCTACAAATTTCCCTAAGATTGCTGTAGGAAACCATAAAAATGAAAACTTTTTTAGAATTGTAATTGAACTTGCAAGTACTCCAGATGATTATGAAGTAACTTATGACAACAAAAAAGTTAGTATAATAAAACTTTACGAATAAAAAAATAAGGGTATATAAAAATACCCTTCTTCCTTAACTTCTACAATAAAACCTAAATATAGTTTTATCTTTTATTTAACAATTACTACCTAATAATAAGTCCAATTAAGCAGATTTATTTGTTGGCTTAATAAGACTTGATAAGATTCTAATAGCAACCATTACAATTAATACTTCCATAATAGAAGAAAGAATAAAGGCATAATAATAAAATTGCGTTATAGAGTGATTATGATATGCGATTGTAGCAACTGCAATTAAAAGAGTTAATGGCATAGAATGAGAAAGTCCTATCATATGAAATTTACTCCATCCCATCTCTTTGATAAATAAAAATGAAGCAACAAATCTAATCAAAATCATAGCAATGGCAATCAAAAATGCAGTTTTTACTAAACCATCTTCAGCTAATGAAGCTAAATCAAAAGAGGAACCTATATATATAAAAAATATAGGAACTAGCCAACCAAAACCAAAGTGTTCTAGTTTATGTGGAAGTTGTTTATTGTGTTCTTCAAAAAATGTAGTAATAAAAGTACCTGCAATAAATGCTCCAAATGCCACTTCTAAATGTAAATAAATCATCACAGATATCATTAGGAAGAATATAGCCATAGATACACGAATATCTTGTTCTTGATAATCATCTTCAGGCATAAGATATGCTTTTATTTCTGGATACCACCAAATAAGATTATGGAATAGTTTATATAAAAGAACCATTGCAACTAAGAATATTACAAATAAAACCATAGTTTTATAAAACTCTGAGTTGATACCAAACTCTAAAGCAGCAGCAACAGTAGTAAGAGCAAAGATAGATACAATCTCTCCAATTAGTCCCACTGTAATTGATAGTTTAATCCACTCAACATCACCATACTCTTTTTTTAATGCTGCTAGTAAACCTATAGAGATTAATGGTAATACAATAATAAATATTTTTCCTAAATCTAGATATAAAGTAATAGCTGTAGCTAAAGAAAATAGAATGACATTATAAAAAATCGATTTACGAAGTAGACTTCCAGATATATTTATAAGCTTTTTTAAATCAACTTCTAGACCTGCTAAAAACATCAGGTATAAAAACCCTAATTCTGCCACAAGCTCTAGAATTGAATGCTCTACAATAATTGCGAAATACGCAGCAATTGCACCTAACATTATCTCAACTGTAATAGTAGGAAGTTTTAATACACGAGAGACAAGTGGAGAAAGAAAAATAATCAATGATATTGATATAATTATTAGTATCTCTTCTCCCATCTAATTTACCTTAATTTTTTTCTCTTGTAATTTTAAAGCCTAATCTTTCAAGCTCTTCCATATCTTCTTTAGGAGATTTTCCAGCTGTAGTTAAGTAATCACCAATAACAAAAGCATTTGCTCCATTTTCAAAGATTTTATACTGTTCTTCACCAAACATAAGCTCTCTTCCACCTGCAACCATAATTTTCATTGCATTTGGAACCATCTTTCTTGCTAGTTTAATTAAATCAAAAGCTTCTTCTCTACTAATTGTACTAGCTTTAATAGGTAAAGCAGGATTATCAATATAAAAGTTTAATGGCACATTCATAGGCTCCAATGAAGCAATAGATTCAAGCATTGAAACTCTTTGCTCTTGTGTTTCTCCTAAACCAAAAATTCCTCCACAAACTAATCTTAATCCAACCTCTTTTACATTTTTACATGTTTGATATCTCTCTTCCCAAGAGTGAGTTGTAACGATTTCAGAATAAAAATCTTGTGCTGTTTCAAGATTATGATTATAAGCATCAACTCCAGCTTCTTTTAAAGTTTGAAGTTGCTCAACACTTGCTGTTCCATTACAAGCAATTAAAATTAGTCCTAAGTTTTCTTTTTTTACTGCACGTGCAGCTTCACAAACAAACTCTAATCTTTTGTCTGTAAGGCCTTTTCCTGCTGTTACAAGGCAAAAACCATTGGCATTGTTCTCTCTTGCTCTTTTTGCCTCTTCAACTATTTGTTCTATCTCTTTTTGTTTATATCTTTGAATATCTGCTTTGTACTTTACACTTTGAGTACAAAATTTGCAGTCTTCATTACATGTACCACTCTCTATATTACAAATGGCACATAAAAAAATATCTTTATTTTTATCATTTACGCTCATATTTAATCTCTTTTTTTAAAAATTTATTTTCATTTATATCTTTTGAGTAATAGTGGATTATATACTCATTTTCATTAATATCTAGCAAGATACATTCAACTAAAGGTTTCTCCCTAGCACATACTTCACCAGGATTTAGGAATAGTGTTCCATTTTTATAATCGGTTTCAAAAATATGTGTATGTCCATAGATTACGATATCGCTATCACCTGTTAAATAAAAAGGCAAATGCATAAGTTTGAAACTAATATCTTTAATCTTAAAATAATAGGGTTCTTGCTTTATATTGTATTTAGAAGATAATTCAATCAAAGAAAAATCGTTGTTCCCAAATACGCTAACATAAGTTAAACCTGATTCTTCTAAGTGTTTTAAATTTTCTTCCATACATAAATCACCAGCATGAATTAAGTATTCTGCTTGGTTCTCTTTTAAAAGGTTTATAACC is a window of Halarcobacter sp. DNA encoding:
- the eno gene encoding phosphopyruvate hydratase, with translation MVFIDNVYADEVLDSRGNPTVRATVILSDGTKASAIVPSGASTGKREALELRDGDDRFLGKGVLKAVENVNTTIADELLGLSPYNQAEIDATMKDIDGTHNYSNLGANAVLGVSMAVARAAAASLDVPLYRYLGGANAMTMPVPMFNIINGGEHANNSVDFQEYMVMPVGFDNFNDGLRAVSEIYQHLKKVIDGMGESTAVGDEGGFAPNLKSNEEPIQVILEAVEKAGYKAGEQICIALDVAASELTTEDGKYELKGEGRVITSEELVSYYEDLCAKYPIVSIEDGLSEDDWDGWKILTDRLGSKVQLVGDDLFVTNANILAEGIQKGIGNSILIKPNQIGSVSETMLTIRLAQRNNYNCVMSHRSGESEDAFIADFAVALNCGQIKTGSTARSDRIAKYNRLLEIGAEIGYAEYLGKQPFSK
- a CDS encoding biotin synthase, which encodes MSVNDKNKDIFLCAICNIESGTCNEDCKFCTQSVKYKADIQRYKQKEIEQIVEEAKRARENNANGFCLVTAGKGLTDKRLEFVCEAARAVKKENLGLILIACNGTASVEQLQTLKEAGVDAYNHNLETAQDFYSEIVTTHSWEERYQTCKNVKEVGLRLVCGGIFGLGETQEQRVSMLESIASLEPMNVPLNFYIDNPALPIKASTISREEAFDLIKLARKMVPNAMKIMVAGGRELMFGEEQYKIFENGANAFVIGDYLTTAGKSPKEDMEELERLGFKITREKN
- a CDS encoding YfcE family phosphodiesterase, whose protein sequence is MKVGILSDSHYKSDYTKEVINLLKENQAEYLIHAGDLCMEENLKHLEESGLTYVSVFGNNDFSLIELSSKYNIKQEPYYFKIKDISFKLMHLPFYLTGDSDIVIYGHTHIFETDYKNGTLFLNPGEVCAREKPLVECILLDINENEYIIHYYSKDINENKFLKKEIKYERK
- a CDS encoding AMIN domain-containing protein; translation: MKNLFTLLLVLSVSLIARENPFEATNAYEEEAARIIEMNEVEEDYAVEFQQEQQYVNEMYEKMNKPEEEKPKVPALTEEKVQKMINKAQKETEKKAKTIAKEIIVEQPKQVEQVVYVKPRLDVVNEKQLLPFVKVEYDNDRIDIFSKYSVSKKITLPGEKKVVLDFNAKENFYTVRDELKSTNFPKIAVGNHKNENFFRIVIELASTPDDYEVTYDNKKVSIIKLYE
- a CDS encoding cation:proton antiporter → MGEEILIIISISLIIFLSPLVSRVLKLPTITVEIMLGAIAAYFAIIVEHSILELVAELGFLYLMFLAGLEVDLKKLINISGSLLRKSIFYNVILFSLATAITLYLDLGKIFIIVLPLISIGLLAALKKEYGDVEWIKLSITVGLIGEIVSIFALTTVAAALEFGINSEFYKTMVLFVIFLVAMVLLYKLFHNLIWWYPEIKAYLMPEDDYQEQDIRVSMAIFFLMISVMIYLHLEVAFGAFIAGTFITTFFEEHNKQLPHKLEHFGFGWLVPIFFIYIGSSFDLASLAEDGLVKTAFLIAIAMILIRFVASFLFIKEMGWSKFHMIGLSHSMPLTLLIAVATIAYHNHSITQFYYYAFILSSIMEVLIVMVAIRILSSLIKPTNKSA
- a CDS encoding septum formation initiator family protein yields the protein MKEKKHTIKKFSLLAIFSIAVTIFLGYHVSNVLFGDNSLEVYSSLKHKKAYLKSEIKRLQEENAYLQKEYFELKNLEPEE